One window from the genome of Streptomyces sp. NBC_00287 encodes:
- a CDS encoding GAF and ANTAR domain-containing protein, with translation MTVRPRDDHRGAVGGDHRSADREQDGTASRARGMGPGEIPRRLCAVAVELLPVTGASVSLHGDDMPVRLCASNAQAAYVADIQATLGEGPCQSAVGSGRTVLACDLTDGQDVDRWPVFAEEATQAGVRAAYSLPLGEDSVCVGTLDLYRDTPGTLTTDELRTARALAGAMTMALMALSRETEDSDRDLPGWLDGLAADHDDLYQAIGMIMAQLGVGAHEALSRLRAHAFAHGRTAADVAGDVVEHRLRFPRWS, from the coding sequence GTGACCGTGCGGCCGAGGGACGACCACCGTGGTGCCGTAGGCGGCGACCACCGGTCGGCCGACCGCGAGCAGGACGGCACCGCCTCGCGGGCCCGGGGCATGGGGCCCGGCGAGATCCCCCGGCGGCTGTGTGCCGTCGCGGTCGAGCTGCTGCCGGTGACCGGGGCCAGCGTCTCGCTGCACGGCGACGACATGCCGGTGCGTCTGTGCGCGAGCAACGCGCAGGCCGCGTATGTGGCGGACATCCAGGCCACCTTGGGCGAGGGTCCCTGCCAGAGCGCGGTGGGCAGCGGCCGTACCGTGCTCGCGTGCGATCTGACGGACGGGCAGGACGTGGACCGCTGGCCGGTCTTCGCCGAGGAGGCCACGCAGGCCGGCGTGCGGGCGGCGTACTCGCTGCCCCTCGGCGAGGACTCGGTGTGCGTGGGCACGCTCGACCTCTACCGCGACACCCCCGGCACCCTCACCACCGACGAACTGCGTACGGCGCGGGCCCTGGCCGGGGCGATGACGATGGCCCTGATGGCGCTGTCCCGCGAGACGGAGGACAGCGACCGGGACCTGCCCGGCTGGCTGGACGGCCTGGCCGCCGACCACGACGACCTCTACCAGGCCATCGGCATGATCATGGCCCAGCTCGGCGTCGGCGCCCACGAGGCCCTGTCCCGCCTCCGCGCCCACGCCTTCGCCCACGGCCGTACGGCGGCGGACGTGGCGGGGGATGTGGTGGAGCACCGGCTGCGGTTCCCGCGGTGGAGCTAG
- a CDS encoding nucleoside hydrolase produces MTGQPTPVIIDCDTGVDDALALLFAVRHPGLDVRAVTCVAGNTDVDGVVRNTLTVLEHAGAGDIPVARGAERPLIEPVRTASHVHGQDGMGDLGLPAPTRRPVDVDAVTLLRREILASPRPVTLIPTAPLTNIALLLRTHPEVVRNIERIVFMGGAVATGNATPVAEFNVWHDPEAAAVLLTAGVPITMYGLDVFQRVLVPAADVQRLRASSEPRLRLAGELLAHRDPATSGDPTPTGGLGDAGAVCAVVDPGGITTELLPVEVSLAPGPTRGQTIVDRRPRPGEAEIHHGEREQRLVDVALDVDVERYVKLWLSAVEGV; encoded by the coding sequence GTGACCGGTCAGCCCACCCCGGTGATCATCGACTGCGACACCGGCGTCGACGACGCCCTGGCCCTGCTGTTCGCCGTACGGCATCCAGGGCTCGATGTACGGGCGGTGACCTGCGTGGCCGGGAACACCGATGTCGACGGCGTCGTCCGCAACACGCTGACGGTGCTGGAGCACGCCGGGGCCGGGGACATCCCCGTCGCGCGGGGCGCCGAGCGGCCGTTGATCGAGCCGGTGCGCACCGCGAGCCATGTGCACGGGCAGGACGGGATGGGCGACCTGGGCCTGCCCGCGCCGACCCGGCGGCCGGTGGACGTGGACGCGGTGACGCTGCTGCGCCGCGAGATCCTGGCGTCGCCGCGGCCGGTGACGCTGATCCCGACCGCGCCGCTGACGAACATCGCGCTGTTGCTCCGTACGCACCCCGAGGTGGTCCGGAACATCGAGCGGATCGTGTTCATGGGCGGGGCGGTGGCTACGGGGAACGCCACGCCGGTCGCGGAGTTCAACGTGTGGCACGACCCGGAGGCGGCGGCGGTGCTGCTCACCGCCGGGGTGCCGATCACGATGTACGGCCTCGACGTGTTCCAGCGGGTGCTCGTCCCGGCGGCGGACGTGCAGCGCCTGCGGGCCAGTTCCGAGCCGCGGCTGCGCCTGGCGGGGGAACTCCTCGCCCACCGCGACCCGGCCACCTCCGGCGACCCCACCCCCACCGGCGGTCTCGGCGACGCGGGCGCGGTCTGCGCGGTGGTCGACCCGGGCGGCATCACCACCGAACTCCTGCCGGTGGAGGTGTCGTTGGCCCCGGGCCCGACCCGCGGCCAGACCATCGTCGACCGCCGGCCCCGCCCGGGCGAGGCGGAGATCCACCACGGCGAGCGTGAACAGAGGCTGGTGGACGTGGCGTTGGACGTCGACGTCGAGCGGTACGTGAAGCTGTGGCTGTCGGCGGTGGAGGGCGTCTAG
- a CDS encoding permease: MANRRTVVYGGLRALVYVVVGGAALLAIATVGSVLGPVLALDLYTPAVAAWWTVFTAIAVQGVPFLLLGTVVSAAIGAFVPERVFTRLLPRNPALAVPVAGAAGVVLPGCECASVPVADSLMRKGVAPAAALAFLLSAPAINPVVLVATSVAFPGQPAMVAARLIASLVTAVVMGWLWVRFGREEWLRPTRRRGHDHGSGPGAFVAGLQHDFLHAGGFLVVGAAAAATFDIAVPRSLLDIPGWASVLLLAVLAVLLCVCSEADAFVAASLSGFSPTARLAFMVVGPMVDLKLLALQTGTFGRAFAIRFSAVTWVVAVVCSVLVGWWLL, from the coding sequence GTGGCGAATCGACGGACGGTGGTCTACGGCGGCCTGCGCGCGCTCGTGTATGTCGTGGTCGGCGGCGCCGCGCTGCTCGCCATCGCCACGGTCGGGTCCGTGCTGGGGCCCGTTCTCGCGCTCGATCTGTACACGCCGGCTGTCGCCGCCTGGTGGACGGTGTTCACCGCCATCGCCGTGCAGGGCGTGCCCTTTCTGCTGCTCGGCACCGTGGTGTCAGCTGCGATCGGGGCGTTCGTGCCGGAGCGGGTGTTCACCCGGCTCCTCCCGCGCAATCCGGCGCTCGCCGTGCCGGTGGCCGGTGCGGCCGGGGTCGTGCTGCCGGGGTGCGAGTGCGCGTCCGTGCCGGTGGCCGACAGCCTGATGCGCAAAGGGGTGGCCCCCGCGGCGGCGCTCGCGTTTCTCCTGTCGGCTCCCGCGATCAATCCCGTCGTCCTGGTCGCCACCTCCGTCGCCTTCCCCGGGCAGCCCGCGATGGTGGCGGCCCGACTGATCGCCTCGCTGGTCACGGCGGTGGTGATGGGGTGGCTGTGGGTGCGGTTCGGGCGCGAGGAGTGGCTACGGCCGACCAGGCGCCGCGGCCATGACCACGGCTCCGGGCCGGGTGCCTTCGTCGCCGGGCTCCAGCACGACTTCCTGCATGCGGGCGGGTTCCTGGTGGTGGGGGCGGCCGCGGCGGCCACGTTCGACATCGCCGTACCGCGCTCGCTGCTGGACATCCCGGGCTGGGCGTCCGTGCTGCTGCTCGCGGTGCTCGCCGTGCTGCTGTGCGTGTGCAGCGAGGCGGACGCCTTCGTGGCCGCGTCGCTGAGCGGCTTCTCGCCGACGGCCCGGCTGGCGTTCATGGTGGTCGGGCCGATGGTCGATCTGAAGCTGCTCGCGTTGCAGACGGGCACGTTCGGGCGGGCCTTCGCGATCCGGTTCTCGGCGGTGACCTGGGTGGTCGCCGTGGTGTGCAGCGTGCTGGTGGGGTGGTGGCTGCTGTGA
- a CDS encoding helix-turn-helix domain-containing protein, whose amino-acid sequence MSERDDPVTIGRRVQQLRGERGLTQKQLAEPAYTPAYISTLEAGRVRPSDEALKHIADRLGIAYDELVTGRSPRLATELRLQLTGAQRTLATGATEAAAEAFAAVLGEAAAEGLVEERVAALLGLGECGLDTGDLDAARRYFEQAEEALGTAPLPTRVPALRGRAVAHYLAGELRYAVYLLESTLDELNRGGLHDPDALLLLYASVIGPYMDLGAHARAAQAAELALALAPQAGDPALVARMHRSVARTLLAEGRIAEADASLAKAAELYRGLQIRTELAHCHWMRGYVCAQNGELDRAEAELREARAMLSAKRAALYTSQVVVELADVLHRRGKSDEAAALLHEVLSDLSPERGALHSAAAHRLLGIIAEDARDTEAAEEHYVRALSLLERAGAAGDLADLCRMLGDLLRRTGRVEAALDAYRTGLGHRTAPGTTTLGPAPAQPPL is encoded by the coding sequence ATGTCGGAGCGCGACGACCCGGTGACCATCGGGCGCAGGGTGCAGCAGTTGCGCGGCGAACGCGGGCTGACCCAGAAACAGTTGGCCGAACCGGCCTACACCCCCGCCTATATCTCCACCCTGGAGGCCGGCCGGGTGCGGCCCTCCGACGAGGCCCTCAAGCACATCGCCGACCGACTCGGCATCGCCTACGACGAACTCGTCACCGGACGCTCCCCCCGCCTCGCCACCGAACTGCGGCTTCAACTCACCGGCGCCCAGCGCACCCTGGCCACCGGCGCCACCGAGGCCGCCGCCGAGGCGTTCGCGGCGGTGCTCGGCGAGGCGGCGGCCGAGGGGCTCGTCGAAGAGCGGGTCGCCGCGCTGCTCGGGCTCGGCGAGTGCGGTCTCGACACGGGTGACCTGGACGCCGCCAGACGGTACTTCGAGCAGGCCGAGGAGGCCCTCGGGACGGCCCCGCTGCCGACGCGTGTCCCCGCCCTGCGCGGGCGCGCCGTCGCCCACTACCTTGCCGGTGAACTCCGGTACGCCGTCTACCTGTTGGAGTCCACCCTCGACGAGCTGAACCGAGGCGGACTGCACGACCCCGACGCGCTGCTGCTCCTCTACGCCAGTGTCATCGGCCCGTACATGGACCTGGGCGCCCACGCCCGCGCCGCCCAGGCCGCCGAACTCGCCCTCGCCCTCGCGCCGCAGGCCGGGGACCCGGCACTGGTCGCCCGTATGCACCGGTCCGTTGCCCGCACCCTGCTCGCCGAGGGCCGGATCGCCGAGGCCGACGCCTCCCTGGCCAAGGCGGCCGAGCTGTACCGGGGTCTCCAGATCCGTACCGAGCTCGCCCACTGCCACTGGATGCGCGGGTACGTCTGTGCGCAGAACGGTGAGCTGGACCGCGCCGAGGCCGAGCTGCGGGAGGCGCGGGCCATGCTGTCGGCCAAACGGGCCGCCCTCTACACCAGCCAGGTCGTCGTCGAACTCGCCGACGTACTGCACCGGCGTGGCAAGTCCGACGAGGCCGCCGCCCTCCTCCACGAGGTCCTCAGCGACCTCAGCCCCGAGCGCGGCGCCCTGCACTCCGCCGCCGCCCACCGCCTGCTCGGCATCATCGCCGAGGACGCCCGCGACACCGAGGCCGCCGAGGAGCACTACGTCCGCGCCCTCAGCCTGCTGGAACGAGCGGGCGCGGCCGGGGACCTGGCCGACCTGTGCCGAATGCTGGGCGATCTGCTGCGCCGTACGGGACGGGTGGAGGCCGCGCTGGACGCGTACCGGACGGGTCTCGGCCATCGGACGGCCCCCGGCACCACCACCCTCGGCCCGGCACCCGCACAGCCTCCTCTGTGA
- the thrS gene encoding threonine--tRNA ligase, translating to MHDHRRLGRELDLFDTDPLMGAGLPYWLPDGAVVRHELEEYIREAERAAGYRHVYSPVLGKRKLYEISGHWSHYSDDMFPPMPLGAEEVVLRPSLCPHHALIYRSRSHSYRELPLRMAELGDMYRSELWGALGGLTRVRAIRLNDAHVFCTLEQAAQEARAALDLIGRAYADLGIRAARYRLSLPGKGGKYVADPDLWRRATALLREALDGVEHEAVEGEAAFYGPKIDVQITDPAGRESTLSTVQIDFHQPERFDLHYIGPDGAKHRPVMVHRSIIGSVERAVAHLIEVHGGAFPAWLAPVQLVVLPVADAQVEQAVEVVRRARAAGLRAELSGPGDGTLGARIRAARLVPYQAVLGEREAGGDLAALRLRDGSRPGAVPVAELLRRIGACVRARGAELWAAA from the coding sequence ATGCACGACCACCGCCGACTCGGCCGCGAGCTCGACCTCTTCGACACCGACCCCCTCATGGGCGCCGGCCTGCCGTACTGGCTGCCCGACGGCGCCGTCGTACGCCACGAGCTGGAGGAGTACATCCGGGAGGCGGAGCGCGCCGCCGGGTACCGGCATGTGTACTCGCCCGTCCTCGGCAAACGGAAGCTGTACGAGATCTCCGGGCACTGGTCCCACTACAGCGACGACATGTTCCCGCCGATGCCGCTGGGCGCGGAGGAGGTCGTCCTGCGGCCCAGCCTCTGCCCCCACCACGCCCTCATCTACCGCTCCCGCTCCCACAGCTACCGCGAACTTCCCTTGCGCATGGCCGAGTTGGGTGACATGTACCGCTCCGAGTTGTGGGGCGCGCTCGGCGGGCTGACCCGGGTGCGCGCGATCCGCCTCAACGACGCGCATGTCTTCTGCACCCTGGAACAGGCGGCCCAGGAGGCCCGCGCCGCCTTGGACCTGATCGGCCGGGCCTACGCCGACCTCGGCATCCGCGCGGCCCGGTACCGGCTCTCGCTCCCGGGCAAGGGCGGCAAGTACGTCGCCGACCCGGACCTGTGGCGGCGGGCGACCGCGCTGCTGCGGGAGGCGCTGGACGGCGTCGAGCACGAGGCGGTCGAGGGCGAGGCCGCCTTCTACGGCCCCAAGATCGACGTACAGATCACCGATCCCGCAGGCCGCGAGTCCACCCTCTCCACCGTCCAGATCGACTTCCACCAGCCCGAACGCTTCGACCTGCACTACATCGGCCCCGACGGCGCCAAGCACCGGCCGGTCATGGTGCACCGCAGCATCATCGGCAGTGTGGAACGGGCCGTCGCCCACCTCATCGAGGTCCACGGCGGCGCGTTCCCGGCCTGGCTGGCCCCCGTGCAACTGGTCGTGCTGCCGGTGGCGGACGCCCAGGTGGAGCAGGCGGTCGAGGTCGTACGGCGGGCTCGGGCGGCCGGGCTTCGGGCCGAGCTCTCCGGTCCCGGCGACGGGACCCTCGGTGCCCGCATCCGCGCGGCTCGGCTGGTGCCGTACCAGGCGGTGCTCGGCGAGCGGGAGGCCGGCGGCGACCTGGCGGCCCTGCGACTGAGGGACGGGAGTCGGCCCGGGGCGGTGCCCGTGGCGGAGTTGCTGCGGCGGATCGGCGCGTGTGTGCGGGCTCGCGGGGCCGAATTGTGGGCGGCTGCGTAA
- a CDS encoding amidohydrolase: MTSAAARAALDLTGDLPVADLEDFYRDLHRHPELSFQEHRTATRLAARLKAAGFETVEGIGRTGVVGVLRNGDGPTVLMRADMDALPVTEETSLPYASTVPGVMHACGHDMHVTWLVGAAEALAAGRDAWSGTLMVVGQPAEESGGGAAAMVADGLYDRFPRPEVLLGQHVAPGPVSRIAHVPGLIMSATTDVDIVVYGRGGHGSRPETTVDPVVTAAFLVTRLQTVVSRELAPREQAVLTVGRIDAGTAANVIPSTARISLNLRTQSEGVRDRMVAAIRRMAAGECLAAGCPREPEVTLGSTFPVTVNDADTDRRVAGVHREVFGADSVFDPGPAMGSEDFSHLAEGKLPYSYWFVTSTPAEVWDAVPGDDLLGRSESVPSNHSPHFAPDLATVPTGVRTLVSGALSFLSVG, encoded by the coding sequence ATGACCTCTGCCGCCGCCCGTGCCGCGCTGGATCTCACCGGTGACCTTCCCGTTGCCGACCTGGAGGACTTCTACCGGGATCTGCACCGACACCCCGAGCTGTCCTTCCAGGAACACCGGACGGCGACCCGGCTCGCGGCGCGACTGAAGGCGGCGGGGTTCGAGACGGTCGAGGGGATCGGCCGTACCGGAGTGGTGGGAGTGCTGCGCAACGGCGACGGGCCCACCGTGCTGATGCGCGCCGACATGGACGCCCTGCCGGTGACCGAGGAGACCTCGCTGCCGTACGCCTCCACCGTGCCCGGCGTCATGCACGCCTGTGGGCACGACATGCATGTCACCTGGCTCGTCGGCGCCGCCGAGGCGCTGGCCGCCGGGCGGGATGCCTGGTCGGGGACGCTGATGGTGGTGGGGCAGCCCGCCGAGGAGTCCGGAGGCGGGGCGGCTGCGATGGTCGCGGACGGGCTCTACGACCGGTTCCCGCGGCCGGAGGTGCTGCTCGGGCAGCATGTGGCGCCGGGGCCCGTGAGCCGGATCGCCCATGTACCGGGGCTGATCATGTCGGCGACGACGGACGTCGATATCGTGGTCTACGGGCGGGGCGGGCACGGGTCACGGCCCGAGACGACCGTCGATCCGGTGGTGACCGCCGCGTTTCTCGTCACGCGCCTGCAGACCGTCGTCAGCCGGGAGCTCGCCCCGCGTGAGCAGGCCGTACTGACCGTCGGGCGGATCGATGCCGGTACGGCGGCCAATGTCATCCCCTCCACCGCCCGTATCTCCCTCAATCTCCGTACGCAGTCGGAGGGCGTCCGGGACCGGATGGTCGCCGCGATCCGGCGGATGGCGGCCGGGGAGTGCCTGGCCGCCGGGTGTCCGCGCGAGCCCGAGGTGACGCTGGGCAGCACCTTCCCGGTGACCGTGAACGACGCCGACACCGACCGGCGGGTGGCCGGGGTGCACCGGGAGGTCTTCGGCGCCGACAGCGTCTTCGACCCCGGCCCGGCGATGGGCAGCGAGGACTTCTCGCACCTCGCGGAGGGCAAGCTGCCGTACTCCTACTGGTTTGTGACGAGCACCCCGGCCGAGGTGTGGGACGCGGTGCCCGGCGACGATCTGCTGGGCCGGTCGGAGTCCGTGCCCAGCAACCACAGTCCGCACTTCGCACCCGACCTGGCGACCGTGCCGACGGGTGTGCGGACGCTGGTGTCGGGGGCCCTCTCCTTCTTGTCAGTGGGATGA
- a CDS encoding TIGR03943 family putative permease subunit gives MRRYGPAVLLLLLGGAVLRISLFGELYLRYVQPGLRPYLVVSGVVLVVLGVVAGRAVYGDDGDDGGHGPGVAWLLALPALALLLFPPPALGSYSAEREAAERAAQGVGTFPALPSGDPVPLTLGEFTSRAIYDSERSLKGRTVRLTGFVTHDADGSWYVTRLLVSCCAADATTAKVEIRDADAAAPDDTWITVTGTWHPEGELGSDAAWPPVLDAESVERVEQPVNPYEKR, from the coding sequence GTGAGGCGATACGGGCCGGCGGTTCTGCTGCTGCTCCTCGGCGGAGCGGTACTGCGGATCTCACTGTTCGGCGAGCTGTATCTGCGGTACGTGCAGCCGGGGCTGCGGCCGTATCTGGTGGTGTCGGGGGTGGTGCTGGTGGTGCTGGGGGTGGTGGCGGGACGGGCCGTCTACGGCGATGACGGTGACGATGGTGGTCACGGTCCCGGGGTCGCCTGGCTGCTCGCCCTCCCCGCACTCGCGCTGCTGCTGTTCCCGCCGCCCGCCCTCGGTTCCTACAGCGCCGAACGCGAGGCCGCCGAGCGGGCCGCCCAGGGAGTCGGCACATTCCCGGCGCTGCCCTCGGGGGACCCGGTCCCGCTGACGCTCGGCGAGTTCACCTCCCGGGCGATCTACGACAGCGAGCGCTCGCTGAAGGGCCGCACGGTCCGGCTGACCGGGTTCGTGACGCACGACGCCGACGGGAGCTGGTACGTCACCCGGCTGCTGGTCTCCTGCTGTGCCGCCGACGCCACGACCGCCAAGGTCGAGATCCGGGACGCGGACGCGGCGGCGCCGGACGACACGTGGATCACGGTCACCGGCACCTGGCACCCGGAGGGGGAGCTGGGCAGCGACGCGGCCTGGCCGCCGGTCCTCGACGCGGAGTCGGTGGAGAGGGTCGAGCAGCCGGTGAACCCTTACGAGAAGCGGTGA
- a CDS encoding LAETG motif-containing sortase-dependent surface protein, with protein sequence MSIARRVIARRMLGTGAASLALCAASVAAASSAFATGTPGGDGWKSGGQYQPGTGAGTETATDRCQFSLDGTNFYDSVKVDDQNLKPTDDGKVHIQVRAAGDATTCTASLASYLALGPTFATSGEQIFVDFDTVTVKPGQTDSLDIAVPDAGCFAQIDLYRGAVKFDGELDANDGFVHGDLPKGPDRPVIKDKLIAAWNGGTKDCTTPPETPETTPPASPSLPEESTPATEPPATEPPSESAPTPTPATTTPPAADPSPNGGGGDLAETGADSSTLPITIGAAALLAGGGAIVLVTRRRRSTRA encoded by the coding sequence ATGTCCATAGCGAGACGTGTCATCGCGCGACGCATGCTGGGGACGGGCGCCGCGTCGCTCGCCCTGTGCGCCGCCAGTGTCGCCGCCGCGTCCAGCGCCTTTGCCACCGGTACTCCGGGCGGCGACGGCTGGAAGTCGGGCGGCCAGTACCAGCCCGGTACCGGGGCGGGCACCGAGACCGCCACCGACCGGTGCCAGTTCTCGCTGGACGGCACGAACTTCTACGACTCCGTCAAGGTCGACGACCAGAACCTCAAGCCGACCGACGACGGCAAGGTCCACATCCAGGTCCGCGCGGCCGGCGACGCCACCACCTGCACCGCCTCCCTCGCCTCGTACCTGGCCCTCGGCCCCACCTTCGCCACCTCCGGCGAGCAGATCTTCGTCGACTTCGACACCGTCACGGTCAAGCCCGGCCAGACCGACTCCCTCGACATCGCGGTGCCCGACGCCGGCTGCTTCGCGCAGATCGACCTCTACCGCGGCGCGGTCAAGTTCGACGGCGAGCTCGACGCCAACGACGGCTTCGTCCACGGCGACCTGCCCAAGGGCCCGGACCGCCCGGTCATCAAGGACAAGCTGATCGCGGCCTGGAACGGCGGTACGAAGGACTGCACGACGCCGCCGGAGACCCCGGAGACGACGCCTCCGGCGAGCCCGTCCCTGCCCGAGGAATCCACCCCGGCGACCGAGCCCCCGGCCACGGAGCCCCCGTCCGAGTCGGCTCCCACCCCGACCCCCGCCACCACCACGCCCCCCGCCGCCGACCCCTCCCCCAACGGTGGCGGCGGGGACCTCGCGGAGACCGGCGCCGACAGCAGCACCCTGCCGATCACCATCGGCGCGGCGGCCCTGCTCGCGGGCGGCGGCGCGATCGTACTGGTGACGCGGCGCCGCCGCTCTACCCGCGCATAA